The following are from one region of the Stigmatella ashevillena genome:
- a CDS encoding galactosyltransferase-related protein produces MTWSPRMLARPPLSIIIPWRDRPELGVTLQRNRRVFVANAYEVLVVSCGGAPKTFRRLLSARRFPGLRGVELPGTAFNKSLALNIGAAMARSDRLFFLDADVVLRGDFLGESLKKLGTKHFLTVEPVFESERPAPERSTYLHELSYAMSFVDTKGRTAFVDTHCLNLRDGSHGGPGMVLLRRKHFEAVNGMNSDLFGWGWEDLDLLVRLQLALGLKQRRHGRIVHLSHGDEVRALEGESRGASEHRNLARCLENYQRGHYGGTHGEDIQTWRERLTVFEPPARKRRKKRLAARP; encoded by the coding sequence GTGACTTGGTCCCCGCGGATGCTTGCCCGTCCCCCCCTGTCCATCATCATCCCCTGGAGAGATCGGCCCGAGCTGGGCGTCACGCTCCAGCGCAACCGCCGCGTCTTCGTCGCGAACGCCTATGAGGTGCTGGTGGTGAGCTGTGGGGGCGCTCCGAAGACGTTCCGGAGGCTGCTGAGTGCCCGGCGCTTTCCCGGCCTGCGCGGGGTGGAGCTGCCGGGCACCGCGTTCAACAAGTCCCTGGCCCTCAACATCGGGGCGGCGATGGCCCGGTCCGACCGCCTCTTCTTTCTCGATGCGGACGTGGTGCTGAGGGGGGACTTCCTGGGCGAGTCCTTGAAGAAGCTGGGCACGAAGCACTTCCTGACGGTGGAGCCCGTCTTCGAATCCGAGCGGCCCGCACCCGAGCGGAGCACGTACCTGCACGAGCTGTCCTACGCCATGAGCTTCGTGGACACGAAGGGCCGCACCGCCTTCGTGGACACCCACTGCCTGAACCTGCGCGACGGCAGCCATGGTGGTCCGGGCATGGTGTTGCTGCGCCGCAAGCATTTCGAAGCGGTGAATGGGATGAACTCGGATCTCTTTGGCTGGGGTTGGGAGGATCTGGATTTGCTGGTGCGTTTGCAATTGGCGCTGGGCCTGAAGCAGCGGCGGCATGGCCGCATCGTTCATCTCAGCCATGGAGATGAGGTCCGCGCGCTCGAGGGCGAGAGCCGGGGCGCCAGCGAGCACCGCAACCTGGCCCGCTGTCTGGAGAACTACCAACGGGGCCACTACGGGGGCACGCACGGGGAAGATATTCAGACGTGGCGGGAGCGCCTCACCGTGTTCGAGCCCCCTGCCCGGAAGCGGCGCAAGAAGCGCCTCGCGGCGCGCCCGTGA